In Bradyrhizobium guangxiense, the following are encoded in one genomic region:
- a CDS encoding adenylate/guanylate cyclase domain-containing protein: protein MNAPENNAPTLADGVVDWLTNGTRDERFIDNIFAQMCIRLQQAGVPVKRATLHILINHPQWLGARMMWSDGMREAEIALVDYDVRERSEYIGSSASEINDGAVEVRERLYQDPSLGRKHALYDELRTRGLTDYVAWPLYHTLGKRHIVTFATDRPGGFKDAHVASLKKLMPVLALVSEIRVKNRLARTLLETYVGSHAGEMILAGATRRGSGTTVRAAIMICDLRDFTKISDNWPRDDVIDLLNDYFDAMSEPIARHGGEILKFIGDGLLAIFPLSQPDACAKLLHAVTEARQAMAALNQRNSGTGRAPLNYGIGVHVGDVMYGNIGSASRLDFTVIGPAVNMASRLEALTKQLGRTVLLSRDFAELVQPKFELEHVGKHEVRGFSDPIELFAYHG from the coding sequence TCATCGACAACATCTTCGCGCAGATGTGCATCCGCCTGCAGCAGGCCGGCGTTCCGGTCAAGCGCGCGACGCTTCACATCCTGATCAATCATCCGCAGTGGCTGGGGGCCCGCATGATGTGGTCCGACGGCATGCGCGAGGCGGAGATTGCGCTGGTCGACTACGACGTTCGCGAGCGGTCCGAATATATCGGCAGCTCCGCCAGCGAGATCAATGACGGCGCCGTCGAGGTGCGCGAGCGGCTCTACCAGGACCCATCCCTCGGCCGCAAGCACGCGCTCTATGACGAGCTGCGGACCAGGGGCCTCACCGACTACGTCGCCTGGCCGCTCTATCATACGCTCGGCAAACGGCACATCGTCACTTTCGCGACCGATCGGCCCGGCGGTTTCAAGGATGCGCATGTCGCCAGCCTGAAGAAGCTGATGCCGGTGCTGGCCCTGGTCAGCGAGATCCGGGTCAAGAACCGGCTGGCGCGCACGCTGCTGGAAACCTATGTCGGCTCGCACGCCGGCGAGATGATCCTGGCCGGCGCCACCAGGCGCGGCAGCGGCACGACCGTGCGCGCCGCGATCATGATCTGCGACTTGCGGGATTTCACGAAGATTTCCGACAATTGGCCGCGCGACGACGTCATCGACCTGCTCAACGACTATTTCGACGCGATGTCGGAGCCGATCGCGCGGCACGGCGGTGAAATCCTGAAGTTCATCGGCGACGGCCTGCTCGCCATCTTCCCGCTCAGCCAACCGGACGCTTGCGCAAAGCTGCTCCATGCCGTGACGGAGGCCCGGCAGGCCATGGCCGCCCTGAACCAGCGCAACAGTGGCACGGGTCGTGCGCCCCTCAACTACGGCATCGGTGTCCATGTCGGCGACGTCATGTACGGCAACATCGGATCGGCCAGCCGGCTCGACTTCACCGTGATCGGTCCCGCCGTCAACATGGCCTCGCGCCTTGAAGCTCTCACCAAGCAGCTGGGACGAACAGTGCTGCTGTCACGCGACTTCGCGGAGCTGGTGCAGCCGAAGTTCGAGCTGGAGCATGTCGGCAAGCACGAGGTGCGTGGCTTCAGCGACCCGATCGAGCTATTTGCCTATCACGGCTAA
- a CDS encoding TetR/AcrR family transcriptional regulator, with protein MNKNVTALPKAALSNTALPKTARGAATRARIVDAATQLVRARGAANTTIDAVIEASKASKSQVYHYFADKDELVLAVIQRQAECVLGTHEGLLRKLNSLAGLRRWRDAVVELTDQTNCAGGCPLGSLAAELSETPRTRAALAESFARWASYFEAAFARMQSRAARAPASDLKELSEAMLASLQGGLLLAQTLRSTRPLELALDMAIDHVAARLGL; from the coding sequence ATGAACAAAAACGTGACTGCATTGCCCAAAGCTGCGTTGTCTAATACTGCGTTGCCGAAGACGGCACGTGGTGCGGCAACACGCGCACGCATCGTCGATGCCGCAACGCAGCTCGTGCGCGCGCGGGGCGCCGCGAACACGACGATCGATGCAGTGATCGAGGCCAGCAAAGCGAGCAAATCGCAGGTCTACCACTATTTCGCCGACAAGGACGAGCTCGTGCTGGCGGTGATCCAGCGACAGGCCGAGTGCGTGCTCGGAACGCACGAGGGGCTGTTGCGAAAGCTCAATTCCCTCGCCGGACTTCGCCGATGGCGCGATGCCGTGGTCGAGCTGACGGACCAGACCAATTGCGCAGGCGGCTGCCCGCTGGGCTCGCTGGCTGCCGAACTCTCCGAGACGCCGCGCACGCGCGCGGCGCTGGCGGAGAGCTTTGCGCGCTGGGCAAGCTATTTCGAAGCGGCATTCGCAAGAATGCAGTCACGGGCGGCGAGAGCGCCTGCCAGCGATTTGAAGGAGCTTTCAGAAGCGATGCTCGCCAGCTTGCAAGGAGGTCTGTTGCTCGCACAAACCTTGCGTTCGACACGGCCGCTGGAGCTGGCCCTGGACATGGCGATCGATCACGTCGCGGCGCGACTTGGGCTTTAG
- a CDS encoding peroxiredoxin family protein: protein MSRLDNGDAFPAITIETVADGTVSVAPHLAGHYGVVLMYRGSWCPYCNAQLAAFARAKEKLDELGVRVVAMSVDDRIDASALVEKHRLNFPVGYRVDADRIAAMTGAYVNDSPRYLQSTGFVLDPGGRVITAVYSSGAIGRLVAEDVIGFVRYVKSK from the coding sequence ATGTCTCGTCTCGACAATGGTGATGCCTTTCCGGCCATAACGATCGAAACGGTCGCCGACGGCACTGTCTCCGTCGCGCCCCACCTGGCCGGTCATTACGGCGTGGTCTTGATGTATCGCGGGTCCTGGTGCCCGTATTGCAACGCGCAGCTTGCGGCCTTTGCCCGAGCGAAGGAGAAGCTCGATGAGCTCGGCGTCAGGGTTGTCGCCATGTCCGTCGACGACAGGATCGATGCAAGCGCGCTGGTGGAAAAGCACCGGCTGAATTTCCCGGTCGGCTATCGCGTCGATGCGGACCGCATCGCAGCAATGACTGGCGCCTACGTCAACGACAGCCCACGCTATCTGCAATCCACCGGCTTCGTTCTCGACCCAGGCGGAAGGGTGATCACGGCGGTCTATTCCAGCGGCGCGATTGGACGGCTCGTCGCCGAGGACGTGATCGGATTCGTTCGTTACGTCAAATCCAAGTGA
- a CDS encoding SDR family NAD(P)-dependent oxidoreductase, translating to MSSHEVAVVVGAGPGLGNALVARFAHEGMHVAAISRSGGAGEPHRDLVRRYSCDATIAEQVNDVFARIGNELGQPSLVVFNVGIWDRGGILDISPVLFEQAWRTGCFAGFLVGRAAAASMLDSGGGTIIFSGATGSMRGGGGFAAFASPKFALRALAQSMARELGPKNIHVAHVILDGMIAQEHDPSEALLQPAAIAESYYQLHRQVRSAWTHELDLRPSREKF from the coding sequence GTGAGCTCACATGAGGTTGCGGTCGTTGTTGGCGCGGGTCCCGGATTGGGCAATGCGCTCGTTGCGCGCTTTGCGCACGAGGGCATGCACGTCGCTGCGATCTCGCGCAGCGGCGGCGCAGGTGAGCCCCACCGCGATCTGGTTCGCCGTTACTCCTGCGATGCAACGATCGCGGAGCAGGTCAATGACGTGTTTGCCCGTATCGGGAACGAACTTGGACAACCATCCCTGGTCGTCTTCAATGTCGGCATCTGGGATCGGGGAGGAATCCTCGACATCTCCCCGGTGCTATTCGAGCAGGCCTGGCGCACGGGTTGCTTTGCCGGATTCTTGGTCGGCCGAGCCGCTGCAGCATCCATGCTGGACAGCGGAGGCGGGACGATCATTTTCTCGGGTGCCACCGGATCGATGCGGGGCGGCGGCGGATTTGCCGCCTTTGCCTCTCCGAAATTCGCCCTGCGAGCGCTGGCACAGTCGATGGCTCGCGAGCTGGGTCCGAAGAACATTCACGTCGCGCACGTCATCCTCGACGGCATGATCGCGCAGGAGCACGATCCCTCGGAGGCGCTGCTTCAGCCGGCGGCGATCGCGGAGAGCTATTATCAGTTGCACCGGCAGGTCCGTAGCGCCTGGACCCACGAGCTCGACCTGCGGCCATCACGTGAAAAATTCTAG
- a CDS encoding DMT family transporter — MLLSLVMIWAVSWPVIKIGVGQIPPIWYGCLRYAIAALILFGVLIARGGLALPSPADIPVVVISGALQMAAYSALTGLALTILPPGRASVLAFSTPIVVAPLAAWRLGEDLGPKMAAGVLIGCAGTAVIASPSFAVIGSQTLAYAMLMGAATAWAVTIVTVRGHRFSSSALSLAPWQMLIAAVLLLPTAIAVEGATPAVSPLGAATLVYVAPVATAFAYWAVVEAGRRFAASTMSMALLATPSVGLLISAWALNEPINASLVTGVALTATGIRLTIATTRQG; from the coding sequence TTGTTGCTGTCGCTGGTGATGATCTGGGCTGTGAGTTGGCCGGTCATCAAGATTGGTGTCGGCCAGATCCCGCCGATCTGGTATGGCTGCCTCCGCTATGCGATCGCGGCGCTCATCCTGTTCGGAGTCCTGATTGCGCGGGGTGGGCTTGCGCTGCCGTCGCCCGCTGATATCCCCGTGGTCGTTATTTCGGGTGCGCTTCAGATGGCGGCGTATTCGGCGCTGACCGGTCTCGCCCTGACGATCCTGCCGCCGGGGCGCGCGTCTGTGCTGGCCTTTTCCACGCCCATCGTGGTGGCGCCGCTTGCGGCCTGGCGGCTTGGCGAAGATCTGGGCCCGAAGATGGCGGCGGGCGTGTTGATCGGATGTGCAGGAACTGCCGTGATCGCCTCACCGTCCTTTGCCGTCATCGGCAGCCAGACTCTGGCCTACGCCATGCTGATGGGAGCCGCCACGGCCTGGGCCGTCACCATTGTGACCGTACGAGGACATCGCTTCTCTTCTTCGGCGTTGAGCTTGGCACCCTGGCAGATGCTGATCGCGGCAGTGCTGCTGCTTCCCACCGCGATCGCTGTCGAGGGAGCGACGCCAGCAGTATCGCCGCTTGGCGCGGCCACGCTTGTCTACGTGGCGCCGGTCGCAACCGCGTTCGCCTACTGGGCCGTGGTCGAGGCGGGGCGTCGCTTCGCTGCAAGCACCATGTCGATGGCGCTGCTGGCGACGCCCAGCGTCGGGCTGCTGATTTCCGCGTGGGCGCTGAATGAGCCGATCAATGCCTCTCTCGTCACGGGAGTGGCTCTGACCGCGACCGGAATCCGTCTGACGATTGCGACGACCCGACAGGGATGA
- a CDS encoding adenylate/guanylate cyclase domain-containing protein: MPKFLRIGVHQSNVSGYTSKAWCVRRVGSAVFLKWGAVEVQGAGDGRKVYWSRLPQEKTVRCGTMQRAQDYTKAAIARRRSHRYEPMTGPIVLRRRAAVVDAGLKQALATILIVDIVRSTEKAAKLGDARWTKIMGHYYAAVRKELKSSRGKEVVTTGDGVLATFKAPASGIRCATAIQKAVRTLGLDIRVGLHAGEYSVSGGEMVGLAFHIGTRVAAKARAGEVLVSSAVRDLVTRSEIRFRDHGMHQLKGVPERWRLYRVEG; encoded by the coding sequence ATGCCAAAATTCCTCCGCATCGGGGTCCATCAGTCCAACGTATCGGGATACACGTCGAAGGCGTGGTGTGTCAGGCGCGTGGGCTCGGCGGTTTTCCTGAAGTGGGGCGCGGTAGAGGTCCAGGGCGCCGGCGATGGGCGCAAAGTCTACTGGTCGCGGTTGCCGCAGGAGAAGACGGTTCGTTGCGGCACGATGCAGCGCGCCCAGGACTACACCAAGGCCGCGATTGCGCGGCGGCGCAGCCATCGTTACGAGCCGATGACCGGACCGATCGTGCTGCGGCGTCGAGCCGCGGTCGTCGACGCCGGACTTAAGCAAGCTCTCGCGACCATCCTGATCGTCGATATCGTCCGCTCCACCGAAAAGGCCGCCAAGCTCGGCGACGCGCGCTGGACCAAGATCATGGGCCATTACTACGCCGCCGTACGCAAGGAGCTGAAGAGTTCCCGCGGCAAGGAAGTGGTGACCACGGGAGACGGCGTGCTCGCGACATTCAAGGCGCCGGCTTCCGGCATCCGTTGCGCGACCGCGATCCAAAAAGCCGTGCGCACGCTGGGGCTCGACATCAGGGTCGGGCTGCATGCGGGCGAGTATAGTGTGAGCGGAGGCGAGATGGTTGGTCTCGCGTTCCACATCGGCACGCGGGTCGCGGCCAAGGCGCGCGCCGGCGAAGTCCTGGTCTCGAGCGCGGTCAGGGACCTGGTGACGCGGTCCGAGATCCGCTTCAGGGATCACGGCATGCATCAGCTCAAGGGCGTGCCGGAGCGATGGCGGCTGTACCGGGTTGAGGGTTGA
- a CDS encoding EAL domain-containing protein, with amino-acid sequence MGFFARVRDAFAIGDTTDPIGRSLLVEQFRVLREQVPVLYAVLLVDSISVGLVLPDTVSGWLRFALPAALLAICLFRLAQWLRLKKVEFTAEEAHRELARARLATVVICSSFVIWVLALFMAVDAGLRAPIALLLFMGCVGTAYCLGSLPPASRLTMLIAGAPIATLLLLSGDGMLVSVGINLLALLVLLARMINTNFRSFVKLVETHERLAREGDRARAAEQTATAFAERFDRALNNMSQGLCFFDDDQRLIVCNRQYLEVYDLDPKLVRPGMKLGDIVELRYSVGSAPKMSKQDYLAWRNTAPVSAENSDTTVELTNGRIVRIRHRPMEGKGWVATHEDITERHRTEMALAEAKIAAEQAEAAARAAHSHLTEALDVVPEGLAVFDKDDRLVLWNDQYAEFYTASRDALAAGTPFETILRTGLAAGQYPDAAGCEEAWLTERLAHHALPYHSHEQHLADDRWVRVEERRTSDGGSIGVRIDITDLKRREASFRLLFEENPLPMWVVDAKTRRLISVNGAMCRHYGYSRQDLLAMSEKELAYGEQQAGAERDCELHRTAEGEAIEVVIESRPLVYEGRSAHVCVAFDVTERNRAQQRVSYLACHDALTELPNRAALDEYLGAAIERAEITDSGFAVLCVDLDHFKEINDRFGHAVGDAVLREASRRLQEAAQGSYVARVGGDEFIGITDRLPLAATAELLATRMRAQFERPIEVDGHALKIDLCVGVALYPRDADNSVSLLANADAALYRAKHEGRGAIRLFTSAMDQQLRDRRALEHDLRNAVERGELYLEYQPQQHRDGTLMAYEALVRWRHPVRGTIPPGEFIPIAEQSGSIALIDDWVLMEACREAASWDQPLRVAVNVSAAQFRRENLDGQVRRALRDSGLAATRLELEITEGVLIEDLPRAKRTMQSLKALGILIALDDFGTGYSSLSYLEAFPLDRIKIDRSFVASLGQSERSLAIVRAVIGLAHGLGVPVLAEGIETDTQMSLLIQEGCDEMQGYLIGRPRSLVPSRQSNNASLRAVS; translated from the coding sequence ATGGGCTTCTTCGCGCGGGTTCGTGACGCTTTTGCGATCGGTGACACGACCGATCCGATTGGTCGCTCGCTGCTCGTCGAGCAGTTCCGCGTGCTCCGCGAGCAGGTGCCGGTTCTTTACGCCGTGCTTCTGGTCGACAGCATCAGCGTCGGCCTGGTGCTCCCCGACACGGTCTCGGGGTGGCTGAGATTTGCCTTGCCGGCCGCTCTCCTCGCAATTTGTTTGTTTCGGTTGGCGCAATGGCTCCGACTGAAGAAGGTCGAATTCACCGCCGAGGAGGCCCACCGAGAGCTTGCAAGGGCTCGCCTGGCCACCGTGGTGATCTGCTCCAGCTTCGTGATCTGGGTTCTTGCGCTGTTCATGGCAGTCGATGCCGGGCTGCGCGCGCCGATCGCGCTGCTGCTTTTCATGGGCTGCGTCGGGACCGCTTACTGCCTCGGCAGCTTGCCGCCGGCGTCCCGGCTGACGATGCTGATTGCCGGCGCACCGATCGCGACGCTCCTGCTGCTCTCCGGCGACGGGATGCTGGTCTCGGTCGGGATCAATCTGCTGGCGCTGCTCGTCCTGCTCGCCCGGATGATCAACACCAATTTCCGCTCCTTCGTGAAGCTGGTCGAGACTCACGAACGGCTGGCCCGGGAAGGCGATCGCGCGCGGGCCGCAGAGCAGACCGCGACCGCATTCGCAGAGCGCTTCGACAGGGCGCTCAACAACATGTCCCAGGGCCTTTGCTTCTTCGATGACGATCAACGCCTGATCGTCTGCAACCGGCAATATCTCGAAGTCTACGATCTGGATCCGAAACTGGTCCGGCCGGGCATGAAGCTGGGCGACATCGTCGAGCTCAGATATTCGGTCGGCAGCGCACCGAAGATGTCGAAGCAGGACTACCTGGCTTGGCGCAACACCGCTCCGGTGTCCGCCGAGAACTCGGATACGACCGTGGAATTGACCAACGGGCGGATCGTGCGGATCCGGCACCGCCCGATGGAGGGGAAGGGCTGGGTCGCGACCCACGAGGACATCACCGAGCGCCATCGAACCGAGATGGCGCTTGCGGAAGCCAAGATCGCGGCGGAGCAGGCTGAAGCCGCCGCGCGCGCCGCTCACAGCCATCTGACCGAAGCTCTCGATGTGGTCCCCGAAGGTCTCGCCGTCTTCGACAAGGACGATCGTCTGGTGCTCTGGAACGATCAATATGCCGAGTTCTACACCGCCAGCAGGGATGCCCTTGCGGCCGGCACGCCGTTCGAAACCATTCTTCGAACCGGATTGGCCGCGGGGCAGTACCCGGACGCCGCGGGGTGCGAGGAGGCGTGGCTCACCGAGCGCCTGGCCCACCATGCGCTGCCCTATCATTCGCACGAGCAGCATCTGGCGGATGACCGCTGGGTTCGCGTCGAGGAAAGACGCACCAGCGACGGAGGTAGCATCGGGGTCAGGATCGACATCACCGATCTCAAGCGCCGGGAAGCCTCTTTCCGCCTGTTGTTCGAAGAGAACCCGCTTCCGATGTGGGTGGTCGATGCGAAGACGCGTCGACTCATCTCCGTGAACGGTGCGATGTGCCGGCACTACGGCTATTCCCGCCAGGATCTCCTCGCGATGTCGGAAAAGGAACTCGCCTATGGCGAGCAGCAGGCGGGAGCCGAACGTGACTGCGAATTGCACAGGACCGCCGAGGGCGAGGCGATCGAGGTCGTGATCGAATCCAGACCGCTGGTCTATGAGGGGCGGTCCGCCCATGTCTGCGTCGCGTTCGACGTAACGGAACGCAATCGGGCGCAGCAGCGGGTGAGCTATCTGGCCTGTCACGACGCCCTCACGGAACTGCCCAACCGGGCTGCCTTGGACGAGTACCTCGGTGCGGCAATCGAACGGGCGGAGATCACCGATAGCGGGTTTGCCGTGCTCTGCGTCGATCTCGATCATTTCAAGGAGATCAACGACCGTTTCGGCCATGCCGTCGGTGACGCCGTGCTGCGCGAGGCCTCGAGGCGTCTGCAGGAGGCCGCGCAAGGATCCTACGTGGCGCGCGTCGGCGGCGACGAATTCATCGGCATCACCGATCGCTTGCCGCTGGCGGCAACAGCAGAGCTGCTCGCCACCAGGATGCGGGCTCAATTCGAGCGACCGATCGAGGTTGACGGCCATGCGCTGAAGATCGATCTCTGCGTCGGCGTCGCGCTGTATCCGAGGGACGCCGACAATTCCGTTTCACTGCTGGCGAATGCGGATGCCGCGCTGTATCGCGCCAAGCACGAGGGCAGGGGAGCCATCCGCCTGTTCACCAGCGCAATGGACCAGCAGCTGCGGGACCGCCGCGCGCTGGAGCACGATTTGCGCAACGCTGTCGAGCGCGGTGAGCTCTATCTGGAGTACCAGCCGCAGCAGCACCGCGACGGCACGCTCATGGCCTATGAGGCCCTGGTGCGCTGGCGGCATCCAGTGCGCGGCACCATTCCTCCGGGCGAGTTCATTCCGATTGCGGAGCAAAGCGGCTCCATCGCGCTGATCGACGATTGGGTCCTGATGGAGGCGTGCAGGGAAGCGGCCTCATGGGATCAGCCGCTCCGGGTAGCGGTCAACGTCTCTGCGGCGCAGTTTCGCCGGGAAAACCTCGACGGGCAGGTCCGCCGGGCGCTGCGGGACAGCGGGCTTGCAGCCACGCGTCTCGAACTCGAAATCACCGAGGGCGTCCTGATCGAGGATTTGCCGCGCGCCAAGCGGACGATGCAGTCGCTCAAGGCGCTCGGCATCCTGATTGCACTCGACGATTTCGGAACGGGATACTCGTCGCTGTCGTACCTCGAAGCGTTTCCGCTCGACCGCATCAAGATCGATCGGTCCTTCGTTGCCTCGCTCGGCCAGAGCGAGCGATCGCTGGCCATCGTACGGGCCGTGATCGGCCTCGCCCACGGGCTTGGGGTGCCGGTCCTCGCGGAAGGCATCGAGACCGACACGCAAATGTCGCTCCTGATCCAGGAAGGCTGCGACGAGATGCAGGGATATCTGATCGGGCGGCCTCGAAGCCTCGTGCCCTCCAGGCAAAGCAACAACGCATCCCTGCGAGCGGTGTCCTGA
- a CDS encoding sugar ABC transporter ATP-binding protein has protein sequence MNDLVLSLSKATKLYAGVPAIDGVDFDLRRGEIHALVGENGAGKSTLTKVMAGVVTLTSGGMSVDGVEVTPRTPLEARNLGIAMVFQENSLVPTMTVAQNLFLGQEKFYNRLRGIYIAAQQFLQSLNFDVTPTATVGALGAAKKQMVEIARAVLHKAKVIIFDEPTATLTPEEKKYFFDLVKDLKRRGVSIIFISHALEEALLLADRITVLRDGRHVVTDDASKFDRARIVQAMVGRDLSNTLYGARKAQVRPSGKRVLTVQNLKMAPMVKNNSLSVFAGQITGVFGLVGAGRTETFKIVAGVMKRDFFHGGEVILDEKPVRYRVPAPAVQAGIAYVTEDRKVEGFFETASIARNIYLGLLAKFPRGRAWLSRRESTATGKSWIERLKVRAIGDEAKVVELSGGNQQKVVIAKSLVQDPELIIFDEPTRGVDVGAIVEIHELINSLADKGKAVVVISSYLPEIMALSDRILVCRQGKVVEEFSALEATEEAIMYAAIH, from the coding sequence ATGAACGACCTCGTCCTGTCCCTGTCGAAGGCAACCAAGCTCTACGCCGGTGTGCCAGCCATCGACGGCGTCGATTTCGACCTTCGACGCGGCGAGATCCACGCATTGGTCGGAGAAAATGGCGCGGGAAAATCGACGCTGACGAAAGTCATGGCCGGTGTCGTGACGCTGACGTCAGGCGGGATGAGCGTCGACGGCGTCGAGGTCACCCCGAGGACGCCGCTGGAGGCGCGCAACCTCGGGATCGCCATGGTGTTCCAGGAGAACAGCCTGGTGCCGACCATGACGGTGGCGCAGAACCTGTTTCTCGGCCAGGAGAAGTTCTACAACCGCCTGCGCGGCATCTACATCGCGGCCCAGCAATTCCTGCAATCGCTCAATTTCGACGTGACACCGACGGCGACGGTCGGCGCCCTCGGCGCGGCCAAGAAGCAAATGGTCGAGATCGCACGCGCGGTCCTGCACAAGGCGAAGGTGATCATCTTCGACGAGCCGACGGCGACGCTGACGCCGGAGGAGAAGAAGTATTTCTTCGATCTGGTCAAAGACCTCAAGAGACGCGGGGTCTCCATCATCTTCATCTCGCACGCCCTCGAGGAAGCGCTGCTGCTCGCCGACCGCATCACCGTGCTGCGCGACGGCAGGCACGTCGTGACCGACGACGCCTCAAAGTTCGATCGGGCGCGCATCGTCCAGGCGATGGTGGGACGGGATCTCTCCAACACGCTCTACGGCGCGCGCAAGGCGCAGGTCCGCCCCTCGGGCAAGCGGGTGCTGACGGTGCAGAACCTGAAGATGGCGCCGATGGTGAAGAACAATTCGCTGTCGGTGTTTGCAGGCCAGATCACCGGCGTGTTCGGTCTGGTCGGCGCCGGACGCACCGAGACGTTCAAGATCGTAGCAGGCGTCATGAAGCGCGACTTCTTCCACGGCGGCGAGGTGATCCTCGACGAAAAGCCGGTGCGCTACCGCGTGCCCGCGCCGGCCGTGCAGGCGGGCATCGCCTACGTGACCGAGGATCGCAAGGTCGAAGGGTTCTTCGAGACCGCATCGATTGCACGCAATATCTATCTCGGCCTGCTCGCCAAGTTTCCCAGGGGACGCGCCTGGCTGTCACGGCGTGAAAGCACGGCGACCGGAAAGTCCTGGATCGAGCGCCTCAAGGTGCGCGCCATCGGCGACGAGGCCAAGGTCGTCGAGTTGTCCGGCGGCAACCAGCAGAAGGTCGTGATCGCGAAATCGCTGGTCCAGGATCCGGAGCTGATCATATTCGACGAACCGACGCGGGGCGTCGATGTCGGAGCCATCGTCGAGATTCACGAGCTGATCAATTCGCTGGCCGACAAAGGCAAGGCGGTGGTCGTGATCTCCTCCTACCTGCCCGAGATCATGGCGCTGTCGGACCGCATCCTGGTTTGCAGGCAAGGCAAGGTTGTCGAGGAATTTTCGGCGCTGGAAGCGACCGAGGAAGCCATCATGTACGCTGCGATCCATTGA